One Qipengyuania gaetbuli genomic region harbors:
- a CDS encoding crotonase/enoyl-CoA hydratase family protein, with protein sequence MSLLQIKCADHVTTLTLNRPDSMNPLGAAGDGDAFAAACDAINADMDVRCVILTGAGRAFSAGGDIKAMKDKTGNFGGTAPEIADGYRNNIHKILRALYSLRVPLIAAVNGPAIGLGCDLACLADMRIASEKAKFGVTFLKLGIIPGDGGTWILPRIIGEARAAELFYTGDVIDAATALDWGLVSRVVDHDALMDEAAALAGRVAAMPPHALRQAKNLMRQGRSTSYDAALEMAANAQALMHSTRDHMEGVDALIEKRVPRFTGE encoded by the coding sequence ATGTCATTGCTTCAGATCAAATGCGCCGACCACGTCACCACGCTGACGCTCAACCGACCGGACAGCATGAACCCGCTCGGCGCGGCAGGCGACGGTGATGCTTTCGCGGCGGCCTGCGATGCCATCAATGCAGACATGGACGTGCGCTGCGTCATTCTGACCGGTGCGGGCCGCGCCTTCAGTGCGGGCGGCGACATCAAGGCGATGAAGGACAAGACCGGCAATTTCGGCGGGACCGCGCCCGAAATCGCCGACGGCTACAGGAACAACATCCACAAGATCCTGCGCGCACTCTATTCGCTGCGCGTCCCGCTGATCGCGGCGGTGAACGGGCCGGCCATCGGATTGGGCTGCGACCTTGCCTGCCTTGCCGACATGCGCATCGCGAGCGAGAAGGCGAAATTCGGTGTCACCTTCCTCAAGCTCGGTATCATCCCGGGCGATGGTGGCACATGGATCCTGCCGCGCATCATCGGCGAGGCGCGCGCGGCGGAGCTGTTCTATACCGGAGACGTGATCGACGCGGCCACTGCGCTCGACTGGGGCCTTGTCAGCCGGGTCGTGGACCATGACGCGCTAATGGACGAGGCCGCAGCGCTCGCAGGCAGGGTCGCAGCAATGCCGCCGCACGCCCTGCGGCAAGCCAAAAACCTCATGCGGCAGGGGCGCTCGACCAGCTACGACGCCGCGCTGGAAATGGCAGCCAATGCACAGGCGCTGATGCATTCCACGCGCGACCACATGGAAGGCGTCGACGCGCTGATCGAAAAGCGCGTGCCAAGGTTCACCGGCGAATAG